A section of the Citrobacter farmeri genome encodes:
- a CDS encoding sugar ABC transporter ATP-binding protein: MSTPLLQLHGITKIFPGVRALENVQLDLWPGKVTALVGENGAGKSTLVKVMTGIYQPEEGEILYKAIPVRLPNPEAAHKIGITAIHQETVLFDELSVTENIFVGQYLYKGLLKKLDWPEMHRRAQAILTRLEVQIDPHATLKTLSIAQRHMVAIARALSFEAQVVILDEPTAALSQHEILEFYQIVERLKQEGKAILFISHKFDEIFELADRYTILRDGAFVSSGDIHEISEERMVAMMVGRAITQTFPKEACEKGETVLEVKNLCHPTEFAHIDFTLRKGEILGFYGLVGAGRTELMQALSGVSRPSHGEIRLNGKAVHFHQPADAIRAGIVYVPEERQKQGAIIEMSIAENISLPQLSKLNPRGVLNAAREWQLADSYAKRLQVKAFSWRQAVETLSGGNQQKVVIGKWLATHPEVIILDEPTKGIDIGSKAAVHQFMSELVAQGLAVIMVSSELPEVMGMADRIIVMHEGLMVAQYRAGEATAEAIVSAASGIGKEAA; encoded by the coding sequence ATGTCCACCCCTTTACTACAACTTCATGGGATCACCAAGATATTCCCCGGCGTGCGCGCCCTTGAGAATGTGCAGCTCGATCTCTGGCCTGGAAAAGTGACCGCTCTGGTGGGCGAAAATGGCGCGGGTAAATCCACGCTGGTCAAAGTGATGACTGGCATCTATCAGCCAGAAGAGGGGGAAATCCTCTACAAGGCTATTCCTGTTCGGCTCCCGAATCCGGAAGCGGCGCATAAAATCGGTATCACCGCAATTCATCAGGAAACGGTGCTGTTCGATGAGCTGTCGGTGACCGAGAATATTTTTGTCGGCCAGTACCTGTATAAAGGTCTTCTCAAAAAGCTCGACTGGCCAGAAATGCACCGTCGCGCGCAGGCGATCCTCACCCGGCTTGAGGTGCAGATCGATCCGCACGCGACGCTGAAAACCCTGAGCATCGCCCAGCGTCATATGGTGGCCATTGCCCGGGCCCTCTCCTTTGAGGCCCAGGTGGTGATTCTCGATGAACCGACCGCCGCACTGTCACAACACGAAATTCTGGAGTTCTATCAAATCGTTGAGCGCCTGAAGCAGGAAGGCAAAGCGATTCTGTTTATCTCCCACAAGTTCGATGAAATCTTTGAACTGGCGGATCGCTACACCATTCTGCGCGACGGCGCGTTCGTCAGTTCCGGCGACATCCATGAAATTAGTGAAGAGCGGATGGTCGCCATGATGGTGGGACGCGCCATAACCCAGACCTTCCCCAAAGAGGCCTGCGAGAAAGGCGAGACGGTGCTGGAGGTGAAAAATCTCTGCCATCCCACCGAATTTGCTCACATTGATTTCACCCTAAGAAAGGGGGAGATCCTCGGCTTCTACGGACTGGTAGGTGCGGGACGTACTGAGCTGATGCAGGCGTTGTCCGGCGTTTCCCGACCTTCTCACGGGGAGATCCGCCTCAACGGGAAGGCGGTGCATTTTCATCAGCCCGCCGATGCGATTCGCGCCGGCATTGTCTATGTGCCGGAAGAGCGGCAAAAACAGGGGGCAATCATTGAAATGAGTATCGCCGAGAACATCAGCCTGCCGCAGTTGAGTAAGCTGAATCCGCGCGGTGTGCTCAATGCGGCGCGGGAGTGGCAACTGGCGGACAGCTACGCCAAACGCTTGCAGGTCAAAGCCTTTAGCTGGCGTCAGGCGGTCGAAACGCTTTCTGGCGGCAATCAGCAAAAGGTAGTGATCGGCAAATGGCTCGCCACCCATCCTGAAGTGATTATTCTCGACGAACCGACCAAAGGGATTGATATCGGCTCGAAGGCGGCTGTGCACCAGTTTATGTCCGAACTGGTGGCGCAAGGGCTGGCGGTAATCATGGTCTCTTCAGAACTCCCGGAAGTCATGGGCATGGCGGACAGAATTATCGTCATGCACGAAGGGCTGATGGTCGCACAATACCGCGCTGGTGAAGCCACGGCGGAGGCCATTGTCAGCGCCGCCAGCGGCATCGGGAAGGAGGCTGCATAA
- a CDS encoding ABC transporter permease translates to MSKVMTSEAIDRTPDARAGWQRLLCWEGFLFAVTLAVFIVNALASPYFLNIWNLSDATFNFTEKAIIVLPMAMLIIAREIDLSVASTLALSSTAMGFCAAAGMDTPLLVCVGLGTGLLCGLLNGILVTRFNLSSIVITIGTMSLYRGITYILLGDQALNAYPESFAWFGQGYVWGALSFEFALFIVLAVVFTFLLHKTNFGRRTYAIGNNPVGAWYSGINVKRHNLILFALVGLMAGLAAVLLTSRLGSTRPTIAMGWELAVVTMAVLGGINILGGSGSMTGVIIAAFLMGLVTFGLSLLNVPGIVMSIIIGAMLIVVISLPILTRRVMQRRRI, encoded by the coding sequence ATGAGTAAAGTGATGACGTCTGAAGCGATCGACCGCACTCCCGACGCGCGCGCGGGCTGGCAACGCCTGTTGTGCTGGGAAGGTTTTCTGTTTGCCGTCACCCTGGCGGTGTTTATCGTCAACGCGCTGGCCTCGCCGTACTTCCTCAATATCTGGAATCTCTCCGACGCGACGTTCAACTTCACCGAAAAAGCGATCATCGTGCTGCCGATGGCGATGCTGATTATCGCCAGGGAGATCGATCTCTCGGTGGCATCAACTCTGGCGCTCAGTTCAACAGCCATGGGGTTCTGCGCAGCAGCAGGAATGGATACCCCTCTGCTGGTCTGCGTCGGGCTGGGAACCGGACTCTTGTGCGGGCTGCTGAACGGCATCCTGGTCACGCGGTTCAACCTCTCGTCCATCGTGATCACCATCGGCACTATGAGTTTGTATCGCGGCATAACCTACATTCTGCTTGGCGATCAGGCGCTGAATGCTTACCCGGAAAGCTTTGCGTGGTTTGGCCAGGGCTATGTCTGGGGGGCACTGTCGTTCGAGTTCGCGCTGTTTATCGTGCTGGCGGTTGTGTTCACCTTCCTGCTACACAAAACGAACTTTGGCCGGCGCACCTACGCCATCGGAAATAACCCGGTTGGCGCGTGGTATTCCGGCATTAACGTCAAGCGCCACAACCTGATTTTATTCGCCCTGGTCGGACTCATGGCGGGACTGGCCGCCGTGTTACTCACCTCCAGACTTGGCAGTACACGTCCCACCATCGCGATGGGCTGGGAGCTGGCCGTGGTGACGATGGCAGTGCTGGGTGGCATCAATATTCTCGGCGGTTCCGGCAGTATGACCGGCGTCATTATCGCGGCGTTCCTGATGGGGCTGGTGACCTTCGGCCTGAGCCTGCTCAATGTGCCGGGCATCGTCATGTCGATCATTATCGGCGCGATGCTGATTGTGGTGATCTCACTGCCCATCCTGACGCGCCGGGTTATGCAACGACGACGAATCTGA
- a CDS encoding ABC transporter permease, with protein MVQRLLKHREALLAAVILLMIAVIGSRVPSFVSPGNLVEIFNDTAILIILALGQMMVLLTKGIDLSMAANLALTGMIVALLNFQHPELPVWALMLLATACGLVMGTINGLLVWKLGIPAIVVTLGTMSIYRGMIFLLSNGGWINSHQMSDSFLALPRFALFGLPVLSWCAIAAVIVVSYFLRYSRTGRALYTAGGNATAAYYTGINAGKMQFVSFCLSGALAGFCGYLWISRFAVAYVDVANGFELQVVAACVIGGISTMGGIGRVLGCLCGALFLGVINNALPVIGISPFWQMAISGAVIVIAVLLNERSNKHKGRLILRNAALARQKQAVNS; from the coding sequence ATGGTTCAACGTCTGCTCAAACATCGCGAAGCCTTGCTGGCAGCGGTCATCCTCCTGATGATCGCCGTTATCGGCAGTCGCGTCCCGTCGTTTGTCTCCCCCGGCAACCTGGTCGAGATCTTCAATGACACGGCCATTCTTATCATCCTGGCGCTCGGGCAAATGATGGTGTTGCTAACCAAAGGTATCGATCTGTCGATGGCCGCCAATCTGGCGCTCACCGGGATGATCGTCGCCCTGCTCAACTTCCAGCATCCTGAGCTCCCCGTCTGGGCGTTGATGTTACTGGCAACCGCCTGTGGTCTGGTGATGGGGACGATCAACGGTCTGCTGGTCTGGAAATTAGGTATTCCGGCGATTGTGGTCACGCTCGGCACCATGAGCATTTATCGCGGCATGATCTTTTTGCTGTCGAACGGCGGCTGGATTAACTCACATCAGATGAGCGACAGTTTCCTCGCGCTCCCCCGTTTCGCCCTCTTTGGCCTGCCGGTACTGAGCTGGTGCGCCATCGCCGCCGTTATCGTGGTGAGCTACTTCCTGCGCTACAGCCGTACAGGGCGGGCGCTGTACACCGCAGGCGGTAACGCCACCGCGGCGTATTACACCGGGATCAACGCCGGGAAAATGCAGTTCGTCAGCTTCTGCCTGTCGGGTGCCCTCGCGGGTTTCTGCGGCTACCTGTGGATTTCCCGATTCGCTGTTGCCTATGTCGATGTAGCTAACGGTTTTGAGTTACAGGTTGTGGCAGCCTGTGTGATTGGGGGTATCAGTACGATGGGAGGGATTGGGCGCGTTCTCGGCTGCCTGTGTGGCGCGTTGTTCCTTGGCGTGATCAATAACGCATTGCCCGTCATTGGCATCTCACCTTTCTGGCAGATGGCGATTTCCGGCGCGGTGATCGTGATTGCCGTTCTGCTCAACGAACGCAGCAATAAACACAAAGGCCGTTTAATTCTTCGCAACGCGGCACTGGCACGGCAAAAACAGGCGGTGAACTCATGA
- the rhaD gene encoding rhamnulose-1-phosphate aldolase, whose product MQNILNAWFVQGMIKATSDAWLKGWDERNGGNLTLRLDDADIAPFSADFHRTPRYIALSQPMPLLANTPFIVTGSGKFFRNVQLDPAANLGIVKVDSDGAGYHILWGLTNEAVPTSELPAHFLSHCERIQTTQGKDRVIMHCHATNLIALTYVLENSTALFTRKLWEGSTECLVVFPDGVGILPWMVPGTDEIGQATAQEMQKHSLVLWPFHGVFGSGPTLDETFGLIDTAEKSAEVLVKVLSMGGMKQTISREELIALGKRFGVTPLASALELY is encoded by the coding sequence ATGCAAAATATTCTCAACGCCTGGTTTGTTCAGGGAATGATTAAAGCCACCTCCGATGCCTGGTTGAAAGGTTGGGATGAGCGCAACGGCGGCAACCTGACGCTGCGTCTCGACGATGCGGACATCGCCCCCTTCAGCGCCGACTTCCATCGTACACCGCGCTACATCGCCCTGAGCCAGCCTATGCCGCTGCTGGCGAACACGCCGTTTATCGTAACCGGCTCCGGTAAATTCTTCCGCAACGTACAACTCGATCCCGCCGCCAATTTAGGCATCGTGAAAGTGGACAGCGACGGAGCGGGCTACCACATTCTATGGGGGCTGACGAACGAGGCGGTGCCCACCTCTGAGCTGCCGGCACATTTCCTGTCGCACTGTGAGCGCATCCAAACCACCCAGGGTAAAGATCGCGTGATCATGCACTGCCACGCCACCAACCTGATCGCCCTGACCTATGTGCTGGAAAACAGCACCGCGCTTTTCACCCGCAAACTGTGGGAAGGCAGTACCGAGTGTCTGGTGGTCTTCCCGGATGGCGTGGGCATTCTGCCGTGGATGGTGCCGGGTACCGACGAGATCGGCCAGGCCACCGCGCAGGAAATGCAGAAACATTCGTTGGTGCTGTGGCCGTTCCACGGCGTATTCGGCAGCGGCCCGACGCTGGATGAAACGTTTGGGCTGATCGATACCGCCGAGAAGTCCGCCGAAGTGTTAGTCAAAGTGCTGTCGATGGGCGGCATGAAGCAAACCATCAGCCGCGAAGAACTGATCGCGCTGGGTAAACGCTTTGGCGTCACCCCGCTCGCCAGTGCATTAGAACTGTATTGA
- the rhaM gene encoding L-rhamnose mutarotase: MIRKAFVMQVNADAHEEYQRRHNPIWPELEAVLKAHGAHHYAIYLDTARNLLFATVEIESEDRWNAVASTDVCQRWWKHMRDVMPANPDNSPVSAELKNVFYLE, from the coding sequence ATGATCCGCAAAGCGTTCGTGATGCAGGTGAATGCCGACGCGCACGAGGAGTATCAGCGCCGTCACAATCCCATCTGGCCGGAGCTGGAAGCTGTACTGAAGGCTCACGGCGCGCATCATTACGCGATCTATCTCGATACGGCGCGTAATCTGCTGTTTGCCACCGTGGAGATTGAGTCTGAAGACCGCTGGAATGCCGTTGCCAGCACGGACGTTTGTCAGCGCTGGTGGAAGCATATGCGCGATGTCATGCCCGCGAACCCGGATAACAGCCCGGTGAGCGCAGAGCTGAAAAACGTGTTTTATCTGGAGTAA
- the fucO gene encoding lactaldehyde reductase, giving the protein MSFMLALPKISLHGAGAIGDMVNLVANKQWGKALIVTDGQLVKLGLLDSLFAALDEHKMSYHLFDDVFPNPTEALVQKGYTAYQDAKCDYIIAFGGGSPIDTAKAVKILTANPGPSTAYSGVGKVKNPGVPLVAINTTAGTAAEMTSNAVIIDSGRQVKEVIIDPNIIPDIAVDDASVMLEIPASVTAATGMDALTHAVEAYVSVGAHPLTDANALEAIRLINLWLPKAVDEGHNLEAREQMAFGQYLAGMAFNSAGLGLVHALAHQPGATHNLPHGVCNAILLPIIENFNRPNAVARFARIAQAMGVDTRGMSDEAASQEAINAIRALSKRVGIPTGFSQLGVTKEDIEGWLDKALADPCAPCNPRTASRDDVRELYLEAL; this is encoded by the coding sequence ATGAGCTTTATGCTGGCACTTCCGAAAATCAGTCTGCATGGCGCGGGCGCGATTGGCGATATGGTGAACCTCGTTGCCAATAAGCAATGGGGTAAAGCGCTGATCGTCACCGACGGTCAACTGGTTAAGCTGGGCCTGCTCGACAGCCTGTTTGCGGCGCTGGATGAGCACAAAATGTCGTACCACCTGTTCGATGACGTGTTCCCGAACCCAACCGAAGCGCTGGTACAAAAAGGCTACACGGCCTATCAGGACGCGAAATGTGATTACATCATCGCCTTTGGCGGCGGAAGCCCGATCGATACCGCTAAAGCCGTGAAAATCCTCACAGCAAACCCTGGTCCCTCCACGGCGTACTCCGGCGTGGGTAAAGTGAAAAACCCCGGTGTGCCGCTGGTTGCTATCAATACCACCGCGGGGACAGCCGCCGAGATGACCAGTAACGCGGTAATTATCGATTCCGGACGCCAGGTGAAAGAGGTCATCATCGATCCGAACATCATCCCGGACATCGCCGTGGACGATGCCAGCGTGATGCTGGAAATTCCGGCCTCCGTGACGGCGGCAACCGGTATGGATGCACTGACCCATGCCGTGGAGGCGTATGTTTCTGTTGGCGCGCATCCGCTGACTGACGCCAATGCGCTGGAAGCGATTCGTCTGATCAACCTGTGGCTGCCAAAAGCGGTCGATGAGGGCCACAACCTGGAAGCGCGCGAGCAGATGGCGTTTGGTCAGTACCTGGCGGGCATGGCATTTAACAGCGCCGGTCTGGGGCTGGTTCACGCCCTGGCGCACCAGCCGGGTGCCACGCATAACCTGCCGCACGGCGTTTGTAACGCCATCCTGCTGCCGATTATCGAAAACTTTAACCGCCCGAACGCAGTGGCGCGTTTTGCCCGCATTGCGCAGGCGATGGGTGTTGATACCCGTGGTATGAGCGATGAAGCTGCGAGCCAGGAGGCCATCAACGCCATCCGCGCACTGAGCAAACGCGTCGGTATTCCGACAGGTTTCAGCCAGCTCGGCGTCACCAAAGAGGATATCGAAGGCTGGCTGGACAAAGCACTGGCTGACCCCTGCGCGCCGTGTAACCCGCGTACTGCCAGCCGCGACGACGTGCGCGAGCTGTACCTGGAGGCGCTATGA
- the rhaB gene encoding rhamnulokinase, with translation MTFRHCVAVDLGASSGRVMLARYDSEHRTLTLREIHRFVNCLQKQDGFDTWDLDSLEDAIRLGLEKVCDEGIRIDSIGIDTWGVDYVLIDKQGQRVGLPVSYRDSRTTGVMQRAQEQLGKCAIYQRSGIQFLPFNTLYQLRAQVEQQPELVAHVTHALLIPDYFSFRLTGELNWEYTNATTTQLVNINSDDWDETLLAWTGADNAWFGHPTHPGNVIGYWICPQKNQIPVVAVASHDTASAVIASPLADKHSAYLSSGTWSLMGFESRTPYTNDAALAANITNEGGAEGRYRVLKNIMGLWLLQRVLKERQVDDLPALIAATQSLPACRFLINPNDDRFINPANMSAEIQAACRESGQPVPDSDAELARCIFDSLALLYADVLQELSTLRGESFSQLHIVGGGCQNVLLNQLCADACGIRVIAGPIEASTLGNIGIQLMTLDELNNVDDFRQVVTANYNLTTFTPNPDSEIARYVAQFHSKRQTKELCA, from the coding sequence ATGACTTTTCGCCATTGTGTCGCTGTCGATCTTGGCGCCTCCAGCGGACGTGTAATGCTGGCGCGCTATGACAGTGAACATCGCACCCTGACGCTGCGTGAAATCCATCGCTTCGTCAACTGCCTGCAAAAGCAGGACGGTTTCGACACCTGGGATCTCGACAGCCTCGAAGACGCCATCCGCCTGGGGCTGGAAAAAGTCTGCGATGAAGGCATCCGCATTGACAGCATCGGTATTGATACCTGGGGCGTGGACTATGTCCTGATCGATAAGCAAGGTCAGCGCGTCGGGCTACCGGTTTCCTACCGTGACAGCCGTACCACAGGGGTGATGCAGCGCGCACAGGAACAGCTCGGTAAATGCGCTATTTACCAACGCAGCGGGATCCAGTTCCTGCCGTTCAACACGCTTTACCAGCTGCGTGCGCAGGTCGAACAGCAGCCCGAGCTGGTTGCGCACGTTACGCACGCCCTGCTGATCCCCGACTACTTCAGCTTTCGTCTGACCGGCGAATTGAACTGGGAATACACCAACGCCACCACCACGCAACTGGTGAATATCAACAGCGACGACTGGGATGAAACGCTGCTGGCGTGGACGGGGGCGGACAACGCCTGGTTTGGTCACCCGACGCATCCGGGCAACGTGATTGGTTACTGGATTTGCCCGCAGAAGAATCAGATCCCCGTGGTGGCTGTCGCCAGTCATGACACCGCCAGCGCGGTGATCGCCTCGCCACTGGCCGATAAACACAGCGCGTATCTCTCATCCGGCACCTGGTCGTTAATGGGCTTTGAAAGCAGAACGCCTTACACCAACGACGCCGCGCTGGCGGCGAACATCACTAATGAAGGCGGCGCGGAAGGGCGCTATCGGGTACTGAAAAATATTATGGGACTGTGGCTGCTACAGCGCGTGCTAAAAGAGCGTCAGGTGGACGACCTGCCCGCGCTGATTGCCGCCACGCAGTCATTGCCCGCTTGTCGCTTTCTGATCAACCCGAATGACGATCGCTTTATTAACCCCGCCAACATGAGCGCCGAAATTCAGGCCGCCTGCCGCGAATCCGGGCAACCGGTACCCGACAGCGACGCGGAGCTGGCCCGCTGTATTTTCGACAGCCTGGCGCTGCTCTACGCCGATGTGTTGCAGGAACTGTCGACGCTACGCGGCGAGTCCTTCAGCCAGTTGCATATTGTCGGCGGCGGCTGCCAGAACGTCCTGCTGAACCAACTTTGCGCCGATGCTTGCGGCATCCGCGTAATAGCCGGCCCTATTGAAGCGTCCACACTCGGCAACATCGGTATCCAACTGATGACACTGGATGAACTCAACAATGTCGATGACTTCCGCCAGGTGGTCACCGCCAATTACAACCTGACCACGTTTACCCCCAATCCTGACAGTGAGATTGCCCGCTATGTCGCGCAATTTCATTCAAAACGACAGACAAAGGAGCTTTGCGCATGA
- the rhaS gene encoding rhamnose ABC transporter substrate-binding protein gives MKIKTSLILTVAALALSGSALAEVKIALVAKSLGNGFFEAANVGAQEAAKEIGDVKVIYTGPTTTTAEAQIEVLNGLIAQGVDAIAISANDPDAVVPVLKKAMQRGIKVVSWDSGVAPAGRQIHLNPSNNALIGETNVKLAADALKALNVEKGDVAILSATPTSTNQNIWIAEMKKVLPQYPSINLVTVAYGDDLSDKSYREAVGLLKSYPDLKVIVSPSSVGIVAAAQAVKDQGKIGKVYVTGLGLPSEMAGAVKSGASKSFAIWNPIDLGYAATYLADDLVKGTASKTEANMGKLGKVKLDADGNGAMAEPFVYDASNIDKFSKIF, from the coding sequence ATGAAAATAAAGACAAGCTTGATCCTCACCGTTGCCGCTCTGGCGTTGTCCGGTTCCGCTTTAGCTGAAGTTAAAATCGCCCTGGTGGCGAAATCGTTAGGTAATGGATTTTTCGAAGCTGCAAACGTCGGCGCCCAGGAGGCAGCCAAAGAGATTGGTGATGTCAAAGTGATCTACACCGGTCCTACCACGACTACCGCAGAAGCGCAGATCGAGGTATTGAATGGGTTGATCGCTCAGGGTGTGGATGCGATCGCCATCTCCGCCAACGATCCCGATGCCGTCGTGCCCGTATTGAAAAAAGCGATGCAGCGCGGGATCAAAGTGGTCTCATGGGATTCCGGCGTGGCGCCTGCGGGCCGACAGATCCACCTTAACCCGTCGAATAATGCGCTGATCGGCGAAACCAACGTTAAACTCGCCGCCGATGCGCTGAAAGCGCTGAACGTGGAGAAAGGCGATGTGGCGATCCTGAGCGCCACTCCAACGTCGACTAATCAGAATATCTGGATTGCGGAGATGAAAAAGGTGCTTCCGCAGTATCCGTCCATCAATCTGGTGACCGTGGCCTATGGCGACGATCTCTCTGACAAGAGCTACCGTGAAGCGGTGGGACTGCTCAAATCTTACCCTGACCTGAAAGTGATCGTCTCCCCTTCTTCCGTCGGTATTGTCGCCGCGGCACAGGCGGTGAAGGATCAGGGAAAAATTGGCAAAGTGTATGTGACCGGCCTCGGCTTACCGTCTGAAATGGCGGGAGCAGTGAAGTCTGGCGCGTCGAAAAGCTTTGCTATCTGGAACCCTATCGATCTGGGCTATGCGGCAACGTATCTGGCGGACGACCTCGTCAAAGGCACTGCCAGCAAAACTGAAGCCAATATGGGAAAACTGGGCAAAGTGAAACTGGATGCCGACGGCAATGGCGCAATGGCTGAGCCATTCGTCTACGATGCCAGCAACATTGATAAGTTCTCAAAAATCTTCTGA
- the rhaA gene encoding L-rhamnose isomerase, giving the protein MTTQLEQAWELAKQRFAAVGIDVEEALRQLDRLPVSMHCWQGDDVAGFENPEGSLTGGIQATGNYPGKARNAHELRADLEQALSLIPGPKRLNLHAIYLESDTPVARDKIKPEHFKNWVEWAKAHQLGLDFNPSCFSHPLSADGFTLAHADDTIRQFWIDHCKASRRVSAYFGEQLGTPSVMNIWIPDGMKDVTVDRLAPRQRLMDALDEVISEKLNPAHHIDAVESKLFGIGAESYTVGSNEFYMGYATSRQTALCLDAGHFHPTEVISDKISAAMLYVPRLLLHVSRPVRWDSDHVVLLDDETQAIASEIVRHNLFDRVHIGLDFFDASINRIAAWVIGTRNMKKALLRALLEPTEHLRQLEASGDYTARLALLEEQKCLPWQAVWEMYCQRHDTPAGSQWLESVRAYEKEILSKRG; this is encoded by the coding sequence ATGACCACTCAACTGGAACAAGCCTGGGAACTGGCGAAACAACGCTTCGCCGCAGTAGGTATTGATGTCGAGGAGGCACTGCGCCAGCTCGATCGTCTGCCGGTCTCGATGCACTGCTGGCAGGGCGATGACGTAGCCGGTTTCGAAAACCCGGAAGGGTCGCTGACCGGCGGTATTCAGGCCACCGGCAACTATCCGGGTAAAGCGCGCAATGCCCATGAGCTACGCGCCGATCTGGAACAGGCGCTCAGCCTGATCCCTGGCCCTAAACGCCTGAACCTGCACGCCATCTATCTGGAATCCGATACCCCGGTCGCCCGCGACAAAATCAAACCGGAGCACTTTAAAAACTGGGTGGAGTGGGCAAAAGCGCATCAACTCGGTCTGGATTTCAACCCGTCCTGCTTCTCGCATCCGCTGAGTGCAGACGGCTTCACGCTGGCACACGCTGACGACACTATCCGCCAGTTCTGGATCGACCACTGTAAGGCCAGCCGCCGCGTATCCGCGTACTTTGGAGAGCAACTGGGCACACCGTCGGTGATGAATATCTGGATCCCGGACGGCATGAAAGATGTCACCGTGGACCGCCTGGCCCCGCGTCAGCGCCTGATGGACGCGCTGGATGAGGTCATCAGCGAAAAACTGAACCCGGCGCACCATATCGACGCCGTCGAAAGCAAACTCTTTGGTATCGGCGCGGAAAGCTACACCGTCGGTTCCAACGAGTTCTACATGGGATACGCCACCAGCCGCCAGACCGCCCTGTGCCTCGATGCGGGCCACTTCCATCCGACAGAAGTGATCTCCGACAAAATCTCCGCCGCCATGTTGTACGTGCCGCGTCTGCTGCTGCACGTAAGCCGCCCGGTGCGTTGGGACAGTGACCATGTGGTGCTGCTGGATGATGAAACCCAGGCGATTGCCAGCGAGATCGTACGCCACAACCTGTTCGACCGCGTCCACATCGGTCTCGACTTCTTCGATGCCTCCATCAACCGCATCGCGGCATGGGTCATCGGCACCCGTAACATGAAAAAAGCGCTGCTGCGCGCCCTGCTGGAACCAACCGAACATCTGCGCCAACTGGAAGCCAGCGGCGATTACACCGCGCGTCTGGCGCTGCTGGAAGAGCAGAAATGCCTGCCGTGGCAGGCAGTATGGGAGATGTATTGCCAGCGCCATGACACGCCAGCCGGCAGCCAGTGGCTGGAGAGCGTTCGCGCCTATGAGAAAGAGATTTTGAGCAAACGCGGTTAA
- the rhaS gene encoding HTH-type transcriptional activator RhaS, whose protein sequence is MTVLHSVDFFPSGKAPVAIEPRLPQSAFPEHHHDFHEIVIVEHGTGIHVFNGQPYTISGGTVCFVRDHDRHLYEHTDNLCLTNVLYRSPDAFRFLAGLDQLLPQEQDGVYPSHWRVNQSALQQVRQLVAKMEQDGDESDLPGVANREILFMQLLVLLRKSSLMEGAENNDARLNHLMAWLEDHFAEEVCWEVLADRFSLSLRTLHRQLKQQTGLTPQRYLNRLRLIKARHLLRHSDESVTEIAYRCGFGDSNHFSTLFRREFDWSPRDIRQGRDALLQ, encoded by the coding sequence ATGACCGTACTGCACAGCGTGGATTTTTTTCCATCAGGTAAAGCGCCCGTGGCCATTGAGCCCCGGCTACCTCAGTCCGCTTTTCCAGAACATCATCATGATTTTCATGAGATTGTGATTGTGGAACATGGCACCGGTATTCATGTATTCAATGGACAGCCCTATACCATCAGCGGTGGTACGGTCTGCTTTGTTCGCGACCATGATCGGCACTTGTATGAACATACGGACAATCTTTGCCTGACCAATGTGCTCTACCGCTCGCCCGATGCATTCCGCTTCCTGGCCGGGTTGGATCAATTGCTGCCGCAGGAACAGGATGGCGTGTACCCCTCCCACTGGCGGGTGAATCAGAGTGCGCTGCAACAGGTACGTCAACTGGTGGCAAAAATGGAACAGGATGGCGATGAGAGCGATCTCCCCGGCGTGGCCAATCGTGAAATTCTGTTCATGCAGTTGCTGGTGCTGTTACGCAAAAGCAGCCTGATGGAAGGGGCGGAAAATAACGATGCGCGCCTGAATCATCTGATGGCCTGGCTGGAAGATCATTTTGCCGAGGAAGTATGCTGGGAGGTGCTGGCCGATCGGTTCTCGCTGTCCCTGCGGACATTGCACCGCCAGTTGAAACAACAGACCGGGTTAACGCCGCAGCGCTATCTTAATCGTCTGCGTTTAATCAAGGCCCGCCATCTGTTACGCCATAGCGATGAAAGCGTCACGGAGATCGCTTATCGCTGCGGTTTCGGCGACAGTAACCACTTTTCGACTCTGTTTCGCCGTGAATTTGACTGGTCGCCTCGCGATATCCGCCAGGGACGGGATGCGTTACTTCAGTAA